Proteins from a genomic interval of Crassostrea angulata isolate pt1a10 chromosome 7, ASM2561291v2, whole genome shotgun sequence:
- the LOC128192499 gene encoding uncharacterized protein LOC128192499 isoform X3, whose translation MELSSVIQNQTSDFIATSSSLPYSSTSLPPPTVLSSDILKSSPVTVDMSSFTQLVTSTSSEPLSLSPSSAIQTSSPPMASLSAFSITSSLSESSSFESSSPVATTTLQDSTADTVWSSQELSPNVGQPSAPISADPSSEVISSQLSSIPHLSSEYSVSSLVAPSSISSQSLVLGPLVPSLTSSSSSSSSSVSPSIDSSLPTPQLSSDIVLTSTFTESSSSLTSSSSILYPSSPSLMASSTLLQPSTPNLDVSSTAMQTPSSTPMQTPSSTLTQTLSSTHGFSTDSIAVLPASSKETIYPSTILPVLPTSSSVFPGVTTTQGETNNTVSSTPAPLLGTGLELVIALSIIGAGLLIFFIIIVCVCVRRKKPGKHEKYQPNPVTEDLWVSGRSEVPLNHIDLLPQVKVTSEVDRGSAKLRNGITHFNTATVEEKYIAIYNFEGKNEDCLTLKEGDIVVVTHKDNNGWWKGSLNGKTGLFPGSYLKEVPPEVDFEKNNRLSNGSQPFEISLDVDTNGPRPVSSFMAPESGFTKKASSLQRESNKVSTLNKHALGKEVAIPHIPDDAGEDREKDDKAVKRRSTISPVKEDINIEGTQFKVLFSYTANFKEEVSLQEGEIVTGIRKDRNGWMYGRKNRTNEVGHFPAVYVEVATQEDIEAASFSQFGYPDKETVYKQLQVNKTSHHDEDLIGIEHRALHYYAAEDEQDLSFDKGDIILVYEVNENGWWRGKHGEEVGWFPGSYVEAVWPSELVDEDPTELKYKGPGELSVSTDDRIRSSSFLSVGSITNVSKTSDEETGSICSAGTTDSRRRPVRKAPPPPVGPKSPRTPTTKQPPRPPSHVPWANQTESTPIDKSANQSRDISLNGSARSVNESDSVDGGPNGSIKPEVPKRFIKPKLVKISKKKINLKQSFNSVRASKSPPPPRPNFPKHIPKSPLNRSKDGTNQYSKLNGTHSSGSEVRESRSNSQNNSAMLDSDISGVEPLQLSNSEKDQSLVQNKSENSLNNSSQKNSKPSISQESERPMFSTSKNNLNELSPNEARHSTPKYHDTPKFSDPPVIHSKKMNGNVDSNGTVPESEASITEVSALDETDGDMKSPKVPPSPKRSRLPMLSGETSTNAHRARSKERPPPVAPKPLHRPSQIQRLKSLERNQSETENSSHDQSSLQDDSSSILIHDGLDSSNNNSTYLNDSHNQNASSQIKKPNMPLSQKSPQKQVTNNSRIPKTASGAIKRPSSALTGKQTENSNKDYNRQISNTSQNSTGFPEAASPGKPPTPKPKRPDNPPIKSDTPTHRKTSASPSRIPLGKSPTRQRSDSGAKTKLPQNNSSKSSQVDSKMTSKIPTIPSTDGQKGAATKSSKIPSSDKSSPSKRGRSAIPKPPRPSQPFITPDQVGAGGDNSQHRVLIKKAMSGYEALKEGELSFSEGSLITEISQDADNPGWCVGRLPDGTTGRFHSSFVEDVPPEELAAV comes from the exons ATGGAATTAAGTTCAGTGATACAGAATCAGACCAGCGATTTCATCGCAACATCATCCTCTTTACCATATTCATCAACTTCTTTACCACCCCCCACTGTACTGAGTTCAGACATTTTGAAGAGTTCACCAGTGACTGTGGATATGTCATCTTTCACTCAGTTAGTCACAAGTACGTCTTCAGAGCCCCTCTCCCTATCCCCTAGTTCTGCCATTCAGACATCTAGTCCCCCCATGGCATCCTTGTCAGCATTTAGCATTACAAGTTCTCTTTCAGAGTCTTCATCCTTTGAGTCCAGCTCACCTGTAGCAACAACAACATTGCAAGATTCGACAGCTGATACAGTGTGGAGTTCACAGGAACTGTCCCCTAATGTGGGTCAGCCTAGTGCACCCATCAGTGCTGACCCTTCATCTGAAGTGATTTCCTCCCAATTGTCTTCCATTCCTCATTTGTCAAGTGAATATTCTGTGTCCTCTTTAGTAGCCCCATCCTCCATCTCTTCCCAGTCCCTAGTCTTAGGACCATTAGTACCCTCAttaacatcatcatcatcatcatcatcatcatcagtaTCACCATCCATTGATTCCTCTCTCCCCACACCCCAGCTGTCATCTGACATAGTGTTGACATCCACGTTCACagaatcatcatcatcattaacatcatcatcatccaTTTTGTACCCATCCAGTCCCAGTTTGATGGCATCGTCTACTCTGCTGCAACCTTCCACCCCTAATCTTGATGTCTCCTCCACTGCAATGCAAACCCCATCTTCCACTCCAATGCAAACCCCATCTTCCACCCTAACACAAACCCTGTCTTCCACCCATGGCTTCAGCACTGATTCTATAGCAGTCCTACCAGCATCCTCAAAGGAGACAATCTATCCAAGCACCATCCTCCCAGTGTTACCTACATCCAGCTCAGTGTTCCCAGGGGTCACAACCACGCAGGGAGAGACAAACAACACCGTCAGCAGCACCCCAGCACCAC TGCTGGGGACTGGACTTGAACTCGTAATTGCCCTGTCCATAATTGGAGCCGGACTCTTAATCTTTTTCATCATCATTGTTTGTGTCTGTGTGCGGAGGAAGAAACCAGGAAAG caTGAGAAATACCAGCCTAACCCAGTGACTGAGGACCTATGGGTGTCTGGCAGATCAGAGgtacccctaaaccatatagaCCTGCTGCCCCAAGTCAAGGTCACCAGTGAGGTGGACAGGGGCTCCGCCAAACTACGCAACGGGATCACCCATTTCAATACTGCTACAG tagAGGAAAAATATATTGCAATCTATAACTTTGAGGGAAAAAATGAAGACTGTCTGACCTTGAAAGAGGGAGATATTGTCGTGGTAACCCACAAAGATAACAATGGATGGTGGAAAGGAAGCCTGAACGGAAAAACAGGGTTGTTCCCAGGAAGTTACCTCAAAGAAGTCCCACCAGAAGTGGATTTTGAGAAAA ACAATAGACTAAGCAATGGCTCTCAGCCTTTTGAGATATCCCTGGATGTGGACACCAATGGTCCCCGCCCTGTGTCCTCCTTTATGGCCCCGGAGTCGGGGTTTACCAAGAAAGCCTCCTCTCTACAGAGGGAATCCAACAAAGTCTCCACACTGAACAAG CATGCCCTTGGTAAAGAGGTAGCCATTCCTCACATTCCTGATGATGCGGGGGAGGATAGAGAGAAGGATGACAAGGCAGTGAAGAGGAGGTCTACCATCTCTCCTGTCAAGGAGGACATTAACATCG agGGAACCCAGTTCAAGGTGCTGTTTAGTTACACCGCCAACTTTAAGGAGGAGGTTAGTCTACAGGAAGGGGAGATAGTGACCGGAATCAGGAAAGACCGCAATGGCTGGATGTACGGGCGCAAAAACCGCACCAACGAAGTCGGGCATTTCCCAGCTGTTTATGTTGAGGTAGCAACTCAG GAGGATATAGAGGCTGCCAGCTTTTCCCAGTTTGGATACCCTGACAAAGAGACGGTCTACAAACAGCTACAAGTCAACAAGACCAGCCACCATGATGAGGACCTCATTGGCATTG AACACAGAGCTCTGCACTATTATGCTGCTGAGGATGAACAAGATCTGTCGTTTGATAAAGGGGACATAATCCTTGTGTACGAAGTCAATGAAAATGGATGGTGGCGAGGAAAGCATGGCGAGGAGGTTGGCTGGTTCCCAGGAAGTTATGTCGAG GCGGTTTGGCCATCAGAG CTGGTGGATGAGGACCCAACAGAACTCAAGTACAAAGGGCCTGGAGAGCTGAGTGTGTCCACAGACGACCGAATTAGGTCAAGCTCCTTCCTATCTGTGGGGTCCATTACCAATGTATCCAAGACATCGGACGAAGAGACTGGGTCCATCTGCTCCGCTGGCACCACTGACAGCCGGCGACGACCGGTCAGGAAGGCACCACCTCCACCAGTGGGTCCGAAAAGCCCACGAACTCCCACCACCAAACAGCCACCTAGACCTCCCTCACATGTACCGTGGGCCAATCAAACAGAGTCGACTCCTATTGACAAGTCGGCCAATCAGAGCAGAGATATAAGTCTGAATGGTAGCGCAAGGAGTGTTAATGAGTCAGACTCAGTGGATGGGGGACCAAACGGATCAATTAAACCAGAGGTACCAAAAAGGTTCATCAAACCTAAACTGGTGAAaatatctaaaaagaaaatcaacCTGAAACAGTCCTTCAATTCAGTGCGAGCCTCCAAGTCCCCACCCCCACCCCGTCCAAACTTCCCGAAGCATATACCAAAGAGTCCTCTCAACAGAAGCAAGGACGGGACCAATCAGTACAGTAAACTCAATGGTACCCACAGTTCTGGCTCTGAGGTGCGGGAAAGCAGGTCCAACAGCCAGAATAACTCAGCCATGCTTGACTCAGATATCAGTGGAGTGGAACCGTTACAACTATCAAACTCGGAAAAGGACCAAAGCCTTGTACagaataaaagtgaaaatagtTTGAATAATTCATCTCAGAAAAATTCTAAACCGAGTATTAGCCAGGAAAGTGAGAGACCAATGTTCTCAACGTCTAAAAACAACCTCAATGAACTCTCTCCAAATGAAGCAAGACATTCAACCCCAAAATATCATGATACCCCTAAGTTTTCTGATCCACCAGTAATTCACAGcaaaaaaatgaatggaaatGTTGATAGTAATGGCACTGTACCTGAATCAGAGGCGAGTATCACTGAAGTATCAGCTTTGGATGAAACAGATGGAGATATGAAGAGCCCAAAAGTTCCACCTAGTCCCAAACGTAGTCGCCTTCCAATGCTTTCAGGAGAGACCTCAACTAATGCCCACCGAGCTCGATCCAAAGAGCGTCCACCTCCAGTTGCTCCTAAACCACTTCATAGACCATCCCAGATTCAGAGGTTGAAGTCGTTAGAACGCAACCAATCAGAGACGGAGAATTCATCACATGACCAGTCCTCATTACAAGACGACAGTAGCAGTATATTGATACATGATGGTTTGGATTCTTCCAACAATAATTCAACTTACTTGAATGATAGCCACAATCAAAACGCATCCTCTCAAATTAAAAAACCGAATATGCCCTTATCACAGAAATCTCCACAGAAACAGGTTACAAACAACAGTCGAATTCCAAAAACGGCAAGTGGTGCCATCAAAAGACCAAGTTCAGCTCTGACTGGTAAACAAACAGAGAATTCTAACAAAGACTACAACAGGCAGATATCCAACACATCACAAAACTCCACAGGCTTCCCTGAGGCAGCTTCCCCAGGAAAGCCCCCTACCCCGAAACCGAAGCGACCTGACAATCCACCAATCAAATCTGACACACCAACTCATAGAAAAACAAGTGCTAGTCCAAGTCGCATTCCCTTGGGAAAATCTCCAACACGCCAACGCTCTGACTCTGGTGCTAAAACAAAATTACCTCAAAATAATTCTTCTAAATCAAGTCAAGTGGACTCAAAAATGACATCAAAGATTCCCACAATCCCATCAACAGATGGACAAAAGGGAGCTGCTACCAAGTCATCAAAAATACCTTCCTCTGATAAGAGTAGCCCTTCAAAGAGGGGACGGAGTGCAATCCCTAAACCCCCCAGACCTAGTCAACCATTCATCACCCCAGATCAAGTAGGAGCAGGAGGAGACAACTCACAGCACAG GGTCCTGATCAAGAAAGCTATGTCTGGCTATGAAGCCCTGAAAGAGGGAGAGTTGTCTTTCAGTGAAGGCAGTCTCATAACTGAAATTAGCCAG GATGCAGATAACCCTGGCTGGTGTGTGGGCCGGTTGCCTGATGGTACCACGGGGCGATTCCACAGCAGCTTCGTGGAGGATGTACCTCCAGAGGAGCTGGCCGCTGTATAA
- the LOC128192499 gene encoding uncharacterized protein LOC128192499 isoform X4 — protein MFSDYCESCTRICNVSSFGDNTDCIAITSLTGPGGSQWFDEDRLCVYLRFARHRVDTKSSSFESSSPVATTTLQDSTADTVWSSQELSPNVGQPSAPISADPSSEVISSQLSSIPHLSSEYSVSSLVAPSSISSQSLVLGPLVPSLTSSSSSSSSSVSPSIDSSLPTPQLSSDIVLTSTFTESSSSLTSSSSILYPSSPSLMASSTLLQPSTPNLDVSSTAMQTPSSTPMQTPSSTLTQTLSSTHGFSTDSIAVLPASSKETIYPSTILPVLPTSSSVFPGVTTTQGETNNTVSSTPAPLLGTGLELVIALSIIGAGLLIFFIIIVCVCVRRKKPGKHEKYQPNPVTEDLWVSGRSEVPLNHIDLLPQVKVTSEVDRGSAKLRNGITHFNTATVRRSYSPALRHTVTFFDEVEEKYIAIYNFEGKNEDCLTLKEGDIVVVTHKDNNGWWKGSLNGKTGLFPGSYLKEVPPEVDFEKNNRLSNGSQPFEISLDVDTNGPRPVSSFMAPESGFTKKASSLQRESNKVSTLNKHALGKEVAIPHIPDDAGEDREKDDKAVKRRSTISPVKEDINIEGTQFKVLFSYTANFKEEVSLQEGEIVTGIRKDRNGWMYGRKNRTNEVGHFPAVYVEVATQEDIEAASFSQFGYPDKETVYKQLQVNKTSHHDEDLIGIEHRALHYYAAEDEQDLSFDKGDIILVYEVNENGWWRGKHGEEVGWFPGSYVEAVWPSELVDEDPTELKYKGPGELSVSTDDRIRSSSFLSVGSITNVSKTSDEETGSICSAGTTDSRRRPVRKAPPPPVGPKSPRTPTTKQPPRPPSHVPWANQTESTPIDKSANQSRDISLNGSARSVNESDSVDGGPNGSIKPEVPKRFIKPKLVKISKKKINLKQSFNSVRASKSPPPPRPNFPKHIPKSPLNRSKDGTNQYSKLNGTHSSGSEVRESRSNSQNNSAMLDSDISGVEPLQLSNSEKDQSLVQNKSENSLNNSSQKNSKPSISQESERPMFSTSKNNLNELSPNEARHSTPKYHDTPKFSDPPVIHSKKMNGNVDSNGTVPESEASITEVSALDETDGDMKSPKVPPSPKRSRLPMLSGETSTNAHRARSKERPPPVAPKPLHRPSQIQRLKSLERNQSETENSSHDQSSLQDDSSSILIHDGLDSSNNNSTYLNDSHNQNASSQIKKPNMPLSQKSPQKQVTNNSRIPKTASGAIKRPSSALTGKQTENSNKDYNRQISNTSQNSTGFPEAASPGKPPTPKPKRPDNPPIKSDTPTHRKTSASPSRIPLGKSPTRQRSDSGAKTKLPQNNSSKSSQVDSKMTSKIPTIPSTDGQKGAATKSSKIPSSDKSSPSKRGRSAIPKPPRPSQPFITPDQVGAGGDNSQHRVLIKKAMSGYEALKEGELSFSEGSLITEISQDADNPGWCVGRLPDGTTGRFHSSFVEDVPPEELAAV, from the exons ATGTTTTCTGATTACTGTGAATCCTGCACAAGGATTTGTAATGTGTCATCATTtgg AGACAACACAGACTGTATAGCCATCACTTCATTAACAGGACCTGGAGGTTCACAGTGGTTTGATGAGGATCGTCTGTGTGTTTATCTAAG ATTCGCCAGACATCGTGTGGATACAA AGTCTTCATCCTTTGAGTCCAGCTCACCTGTAGCAACAACAACATTGCAAGATTCGACAGCTGATACAGTGTGGAGTTCACAGGAACTGTCCCCTAATGTGGGTCAGCCTAGTGCACCCATCAGTGCTGACCCTTCATCTGAAGTGATTTCCTCCCAATTGTCTTCCATTCCTCATTTGTCAAGTGAATATTCTGTGTCCTCTTTAGTAGCCCCATCCTCCATCTCTTCCCAGTCCCTAGTCTTAGGACCATTAGTACCCTCAttaacatcatcatcatcatcatcatcatcatcagtaTCACCATCCATTGATTCCTCTCTCCCCACACCCCAGCTGTCATCTGACATAGTGTTGACATCCACGTTCACagaatcatcatcatcattaacatcatcatcatccaTTTTGTACCCATCCAGTCCCAGTTTGATGGCATCGTCTACTCTGCTGCAACCTTCCACCCCTAATCTTGATGTCTCCTCCACTGCAATGCAAACCCCATCTTCCACTCCAATGCAAACCCCATCTTCCACCCTAACACAAACCCTGTCTTCCACCCATGGCTTCAGCACTGATTCTATAGCAGTCCTACCAGCATCCTCAAAGGAGACAATCTATCCAAGCACCATCCTCCCAGTGTTACCTACATCCAGCTCAGTGTTCCCAGGGGTCACAACCACGCAGGGAGAGACAAACAACACCGTCAGCAGCACCCCAGCACCAC TGCTGGGGACTGGACTTGAACTCGTAATTGCCCTGTCCATAATTGGAGCCGGACTCTTAATCTTTTTCATCATCATTGTTTGTGTCTGTGTGCGGAGGAAGAAACCAGGAAAG caTGAGAAATACCAGCCTAACCCAGTGACTGAGGACCTATGGGTGTCTGGCAGATCAGAGgtacccctaaaccatatagaCCTGCTGCCCCAAGTCAAGGTCACCAGTGAGGTGGACAGGGGCTCCGCCAAACTACGCAACGGGATCACCCATTTCAATACTGCTACAG TGAGAAGAAGCTATAGCCCCGCACTGAGACACACCGTCACATTTTTTGATGAGG tagAGGAAAAATATATTGCAATCTATAACTTTGAGGGAAAAAATGAAGACTGTCTGACCTTGAAAGAGGGAGATATTGTCGTGGTAACCCACAAAGATAACAATGGATGGTGGAAAGGAAGCCTGAACGGAAAAACAGGGTTGTTCCCAGGAAGTTACCTCAAAGAAGTCCCACCAGAAGTGGATTTTGAGAAAA ACAATAGACTAAGCAATGGCTCTCAGCCTTTTGAGATATCCCTGGATGTGGACACCAATGGTCCCCGCCCTGTGTCCTCCTTTATGGCCCCGGAGTCGGGGTTTACCAAGAAAGCCTCCTCTCTACAGAGGGAATCCAACAAAGTCTCCACACTGAACAAG CATGCCCTTGGTAAAGAGGTAGCCATTCCTCACATTCCTGATGATGCGGGGGAGGATAGAGAGAAGGATGACAAGGCAGTGAAGAGGAGGTCTACCATCTCTCCTGTCAAGGAGGACATTAACATCG agGGAACCCAGTTCAAGGTGCTGTTTAGTTACACCGCCAACTTTAAGGAGGAGGTTAGTCTACAGGAAGGGGAGATAGTGACCGGAATCAGGAAAGACCGCAATGGCTGGATGTACGGGCGCAAAAACCGCACCAACGAAGTCGGGCATTTCCCAGCTGTTTATGTTGAGGTAGCAACTCAG GAGGATATAGAGGCTGCCAGCTTTTCCCAGTTTGGATACCCTGACAAAGAGACGGTCTACAAACAGCTACAAGTCAACAAGACCAGCCACCATGATGAGGACCTCATTGGCATTG AACACAGAGCTCTGCACTATTATGCTGCTGAGGATGAACAAGATCTGTCGTTTGATAAAGGGGACATAATCCTTGTGTACGAAGTCAATGAAAATGGATGGTGGCGAGGAAAGCATGGCGAGGAGGTTGGCTGGTTCCCAGGAAGTTATGTCGAG GCGGTTTGGCCATCAGAG CTGGTGGATGAGGACCCAACAGAACTCAAGTACAAAGGGCCTGGAGAGCTGAGTGTGTCCACAGACGACCGAATTAGGTCAAGCTCCTTCCTATCTGTGGGGTCCATTACCAATGTATCCAAGACATCGGACGAAGAGACTGGGTCCATCTGCTCCGCTGGCACCACTGACAGCCGGCGACGACCGGTCAGGAAGGCACCACCTCCACCAGTGGGTCCGAAAAGCCCACGAACTCCCACCACCAAACAGCCACCTAGACCTCCCTCACATGTACCGTGGGCCAATCAAACAGAGTCGACTCCTATTGACAAGTCGGCCAATCAGAGCAGAGATATAAGTCTGAATGGTAGCGCAAGGAGTGTTAATGAGTCAGACTCAGTGGATGGGGGACCAAACGGATCAATTAAACCAGAGGTACCAAAAAGGTTCATCAAACCTAAACTGGTGAAaatatctaaaaagaaaatcaacCTGAAACAGTCCTTCAATTCAGTGCGAGCCTCCAAGTCCCCACCCCCACCCCGTCCAAACTTCCCGAAGCATATACCAAAGAGTCCTCTCAACAGAAGCAAGGACGGGACCAATCAGTACAGTAAACTCAATGGTACCCACAGTTCTGGCTCTGAGGTGCGGGAAAGCAGGTCCAACAGCCAGAATAACTCAGCCATGCTTGACTCAGATATCAGTGGAGTGGAACCGTTACAACTATCAAACTCGGAAAAGGACCAAAGCCTTGTACagaataaaagtgaaaatagtTTGAATAATTCATCTCAGAAAAATTCTAAACCGAGTATTAGCCAGGAAAGTGAGAGACCAATGTTCTCAACGTCTAAAAACAACCTCAATGAACTCTCTCCAAATGAAGCAAGACATTCAACCCCAAAATATCATGATACCCCTAAGTTTTCTGATCCACCAGTAATTCACAGcaaaaaaatgaatggaaatGTTGATAGTAATGGCACTGTACCTGAATCAGAGGCGAGTATCACTGAAGTATCAGCTTTGGATGAAACAGATGGAGATATGAAGAGCCCAAAAGTTCCACCTAGTCCCAAACGTAGTCGCCTTCCAATGCTTTCAGGAGAGACCTCAACTAATGCCCACCGAGCTCGATCCAAAGAGCGTCCACCTCCAGTTGCTCCTAAACCACTTCATAGACCATCCCAGATTCAGAGGTTGAAGTCGTTAGAACGCAACCAATCAGAGACGGAGAATTCATCACATGACCAGTCCTCATTACAAGACGACAGTAGCAGTATATTGATACATGATGGTTTGGATTCTTCCAACAATAATTCAACTTACTTGAATGATAGCCACAATCAAAACGCATCCTCTCAAATTAAAAAACCGAATATGCCCTTATCACAGAAATCTCCACAGAAACAGGTTACAAACAACAGTCGAATTCCAAAAACGGCAAGTGGTGCCATCAAAAGACCAAGTTCAGCTCTGACTGGTAAACAAACAGAGAATTCTAACAAAGACTACAACAGGCAGATATCCAACACATCACAAAACTCCACAGGCTTCCCTGAGGCAGCTTCCCCAGGAAAGCCCCCTACCCCGAAACCGAAGCGACCTGACAATCCACCAATCAAATCTGACACACCAACTCATAGAAAAACAAGTGCTAGTCCAAGTCGCATTCCCTTGGGAAAATCTCCAACACGCCAACGCTCTGACTCTGGTGCTAAAACAAAATTACCTCAAAATAATTCTTCTAAATCAAGTCAAGTGGACTCAAAAATGACATCAAAGATTCCCACAATCCCATCAACAGATGGACAAAAGGGAGCTGCTACCAAGTCATCAAAAATACCTTCCTCTGATAAGAGTAGCCCTTCAAAGAGGGGACGGAGTGCAATCCCTAAACCCCCCAGACCTAGTCAACCATTCATCACCCCAGATCAAGTAGGAGCAGGAGGAGACAACTCACAGCACAG GGTCCTGATCAAGAAAGCTATGTCTGGCTATGAAGCCCTGAAAGAGGGAGAGTTGTCTTTCAGTGAAGGCAGTCTCATAACTGAAATTAGCCAG GATGCAGATAACCCTGGCTGGTGTGTGGGCCGGTTGCCTGATGGTACCACGGGGCGATTCCACAGCAGCTTCGTGGAGGATGTACCTCCAGAGGAGCTGGCCGCTGTATAA